The proteins below are encoded in one region of Helianthus annuus cultivar XRQ/B chromosome 2, HanXRQr2.0-SUNRISE, whole genome shotgun sequence:
- the LOC110884450 gene encoding uncharacterized protein LOC110884450, translated as MNNIPLIAVAVASTGIFLLLLFYLTRFFCHHSKNQQQQPIQRATSLQNGILKLHQQQNTPNNKRRTNYYVLPRGVSSKPYFNWSDNPNLVTDAVENGWSRFAFTNFSSSPSVSNKSILGYCGSTGDGKDGDNKPVETGWEVCDGSTEFVQKIRFNSGLMKVVPTTRLTMNAVSVIKSALPLPGPVLNTTPFPQEAYFEITILSTYENEMTVLPLRVNSEGEKIKLIENNNNPGESLVHVKSDGGNVRGRSGGKEIVEGGKVEVNVVLSVGLAGGGPVPLKIPGSYPGSIGFNSDGSVYLEGVKLTNELETDEWGKAEKVIGCGYNPSQKKVYFTVDSKLVREVYCTTEEFETPLYPILAANSNVTVLVNFGQSVFKYAQANLHRTPNPCFIGQSAGSPMIGSEDSRELFSMGRIDAHWLDRSTKRNAQYFGSVNRGTSDYDEFSEGDLFEIVLDSNSRGRSPSIHY; from the exons ATGAACAACATACCTCTAATCGCCGTGGCGGTAGCCTCCACCGGAATATTCCTCCTCCTCCTCTTCTACCTCACAAGATTCTTCTGCCACCACTCCAAaaaccaacaacaacaaccaatcCAACGTGCAACTTCTTTACAAAACGGCATCCTTAAACTCCACCAACAACAAAACACTCCCAACAACAAAAGACGAACAAATTATTATGTTCTCCCACGTGGCGTTTCCTCCAAACCTTATTTTAACTGGTCTGACAACCCTAATCTTGTCACAGATGCTGTCGAAAACGGATGGTCAAGATTTGCTTTCACCAACTTCTCATCCTCACCTTCCGTTTCCAACAAATCTATTCTCGGTTACTGCGGTTCGACCGGTGATGGAAAAGATGGAGACAATAAACCGGTTGAAACCGGTTGGGAAGTTTGTGATGGGTCAACCGAGTTTGTTCAAAAGATCCGGTTTAACTCCGGTTTGATGAAAGTTGTTCCAACGACCAGGTTAACGATGAATGCGGTTTCTGTTATTAAGTCCGCGTTGCCGTTACCCGGTCCAGTTTTGAATACAACTCCGTTTCCACAAGAAGCGTATTTCGAGATTACGATTTTGTCCACTTATGAAAATGAAATGACGGTTTTGCCCTTGAGGGTAAATTCGGAAGGTGAAAAGATTAAGTTGATTGAGAATAATAATAATCCGGGTGAGTCTTTGGTTCATGTGAAAAGTGATGGTGGAAATGTGAGGGGGCGAAGTGGTGGGAAGGAGATAGTTGAAGGGGGGAAAGTGGAAGTAAATGTTGTGTTATCGGTGGGGCTGGCCGGTGGTGGACCGGTTCCATTGAAGATTCCCGGAAGTTATCCCGGTTCGATTGGGTTCAACTCCGACGGCTCGGTTTATCTAGAAg gAGTTAAATTGACAAATGAGTTAGAAACAGACGAATGGGGAAAAGCGGAGAAGGTGATTGGTTGTGGGTACAACCCAAGCCAGAAGAAAGTTTACTTCACCGTAGATTCCAAACTTGTACGCGAAGTTTATTGCACGACAGAAGAATTCGAAACCCCTCTTTATCCAATACTTGCCGCTAATAGTAACGTAACCGTACTTGTAAATTTCGGACAAAGTGTATTCAAATATGCACAAGCTAATCTACATAGGACACCAAATCCTTGTTTTATTGGGCAGTCAGCGGGTTCTCCGATGATAGGATCTGAAGATAGCAGAGAGCTTTTCTCGATGGGAAGAATAGACGCACACTGGTTAGACCGATCTACAAAGAGAAACGCACAATATTTTGGGAGTGTTAATAGAGGAACGTCTGACTATGACGAATTTTCTGAAGGGGATTTGTTTGAAATCGTGTTGGACAGTAATAGTCGAGGAAGATCACCAAGCATACATTATTAG